A window of the Lepus europaeus isolate LE1 chromosome 5, mLepTim1.pri, whole genome shotgun sequence genome harbors these coding sequences:
- the KCNJ9 gene encoding G protein-activated inward rectifier potassium channel 3, whose product MAQENAAFSPGPEEPPRRRGRQRYVEKDGRCNVQQGNVRETYRYLTDLFTTLVDLQWRLSLLFFVLAYALTWLFFGAIWWLIAYGRGDLEHLEDTAWTPCVNNLNGFVAAFLFSIETETTIGYGHRVITDQCPEGIVLLLLQAILGSMVNAFMVGCMFVKISQPNKRAATLVFSSHAVVSLRDGRLCLMFRVGDLRSSHIVEASIRAKLIRSRQTLEGEFIPLHQTDLSVGFDTGDDRLFLVSPLVISHEIDAASPFWEASRRALERDDFEIVVILEGMVEATGMTCQARSSYLVDEVLWGHRFTSVLTLEDGFYEVDYASFHETFEVPTPSCSARELAEAAARLDAHLYWSIPSRLDEKVEEEGAGEGAGEEAGADKEQNGCLPPPESESKV is encoded by the exons ATGGCGCAGGAGAACGCCGCCTTCTCGCCGGGGCCGGAGGAGCCGccgcgccgccgcggccgccagcGCTACGTGGAGAAGGACGGCAGGTGCAACGTGCAGCAGGGCAACGTGCGCGAGACGTACCGCTACCTGACCGACCTGTTCACCACGCTCGTGGACCTGCAGTGGCGCCTCAGCCTGCTCTTCTTCGTGCTCGCCTACGCGCTCACCTGGCTCTTCTTCGGCGCCATCTGGTGGCTGATCGCCTACGGCCGCGGCGACCTGGAGCACCTGGAGGACACGGCGTGGACACCGTGCGTCAACAACCTCAACGGCTTCGTGGCAGCCTTCCTCTTCTCCATCGAGACGGAGACCACTATCGGCTACGGGCACCGCGTCATCACCGACCAGTGCCCCGAGGGCAtcgtgctgctgctgctgcaggccatCCTGGGTTCCATGGTGAACGCCTTCATGGTGGGCTGCATGTTCGTCAAGATCTCGCAGCCCAACAAGCGCGCCGCCACGCTCGTCTTCTCCTCGCACGCCGTGGTGTCGCTGCGCGACGGGCGCCTCTGCCTCATGTTCCGCGTGGGCGACCTGCGCTCCTCGCACATCGTCGAGGCCTCCATCCGCGCCAAGCTCATCCGCTCGCGCCAGACGCTGGAGGGCGAGTTCATCCCGCTGCACCAGACCGACCTCAGCGTGGGCTTCGACACGGGCGACGACCGCCTCTTCCTCGTCTCGCCGCTTGTCATCAGCCACGAGATCGACGCCGCCAGCCCCTTCTGGGAGGCGTCGCGCCGCGCCCTAGAGAGAGACGACTTCGAGATCGTGGTCATCCTCGAGGGCATGGTGGAAGCCACGG GAATGACATGCCAAGCTCGGAGCTCCTACCTGGTGGACGAGGTGCTGTGGGGTCACCGCTTCACATCAGTGCTGACCCTGGAGGACGGCTTCTATGAGGTGGACTATGCCAGCTTCCACGAGACCTTCGAGGTGCCCACACCCTCGTGCAGCGCCCGGGAGCTGGCCGAGGCCGCGGCCCGCCTTGACGCTCATCTCTACTGGTCCATCCCCAGCCGGCTGGACgagaaggtggaggaggagggggctggggagggggccggggaggaggctggggctgacaaGGAGCAGAATGGCTGCCTGCCACCCCCAGAGAGTGAGTCCAAGGTGTGA
- the IGSF8 gene encoding immunoglobulin superfamily member 8, with product MGALRPTPPPRLLLLLLLTLGVGCSAREVLVPEGPLYRVAGTAVSISCNVSGYEGPAQQDFEWFLYRPEAPDAALGIISTRDTRFSYAIFGPRVAAGEVQVQRLQGDAVLLKIARLQAQDAGVYECYTPSTDARYLGSYSGKVELRVLPDMLQVSAAPPGPRGRQAPASPPRLTVHEGQELALGCLARTSTQKHTHLAVSFGRAVPEAPVGRATLQEVVGLRSDLAVEAGAPYAERLAAGELRLGKEGSDRYRMVVGGAQAEDAGTYHCTAAEWIQDPDGSWAQIAEKRAVLAQVDVQTLSSQLAVTVGPGERRIGPGEPLELLCNVSGALPPPGRHAAYSVGWEMAPAGAPGPGRLVAQLDTEGVGSLGPGYEGRHIAMEKVASRTYRLRLEAARPADAGTYRCLAKAYVRGSGTRLREAASARSRPLPVHVREEGVVLEAVAWLAGGTVYRGETASLLCNISVRGGPPGLRLAASWWVERPEEGELSSSPAQLVGGVGQDGVAELGVRPGGGPVSVELVGPRSHRLRLHSLGPEDEGVYHCAPSAWVQHADYSWYQAGSARSGPVTVYPYMHALDTLFVPLLVGTGVALVTGAIVLGTITCCFMKRLRKR from the exons ATGGGCGCCCTCCGCCCCACGCCGCCGCCGCggttgctgctgttgctgctgctaaCGCTGG GAGTTGGATGCAGTGCCCGGGAGGTGCTGGTCCCCGAGGGGCCCCTGTACCGCGTGGCTGGCACAGCCGTCTCCATCTCCTGCAATGTGAGTGGCTACGAGGGCCCTGCCCAGCAGGACTTCGAGTGGTTCCTGTACAGACCTGAGGCTCCAGACGCTGCCCTGGGCATCATCAGTACCAGAGATACCCGGTTCTCCTACGCCATCTTCGGGCCCCGTGTGGCTGCCGGTGAAGTGCAGGTGCAGCGTCTCCAGGGTGATGCTGTGCTGCTCAAGATCGCACGCCTGCAGGCCCAGGACGCAGGAGTTTACGAGTGCTACACCCCTTCCACTGATGCCCGCTACCTGGGCAGCTACAGCGGCAAGGTGGAGCTTCGAG TTCTTCCAGATATGCTGCAGGTGTCTGCCGCACCGCCGGGGCCTCGAGGCCGCcaggccccagcctcccctccacgCCTGACAGTGCACGAGGGCCaggagctggccctgggctgcctggCGCGGACGAgcacacagaagcacacacacctggccGTGTCCTTTGGACGAGCCGTGCCCGAGGCGCCCGTGGGGCGAGCGACTCTGCAGGAAGTGGTGGGACTTCGTTCCGACCTGGCCGTGGAGGCCGGAGCTCCCTATGCTGAGCGGCTGGCCGCAGGGGAGCTGCGgctgggcaaggaggggagcgaTCGGTACCGCATGGTGGTGGGGGGCGCGCAGGCCGAGGACGCGGGCACCTACCACTGCACTGCCGCGGAGTGGATTCAGGATCCTGATGGCAGCTGGGCCCAGATCGCGGAGAAGAGGGCTGTCCTGGCCCAGGTGGACGTGCAGACGCTGT CCAGCCAGCTGGCAGTGACCGTGGGGCCTGGAGAACGTCGCATCGGCCCAGGGGAGCCCTTGGAGCTGCTGTGCAACGTGTCCGGGGCACTGCCCCCACCAGGCCGTCATGCCGCGTACTCCGTGGGCTGGGAGATGGCACCTGCAGGGGCACCAGGGCCTGGCCGCCTGGTAGCCCAGCTGGACACAGAGGGCGtgggcagcctgggccctggctaCGAGGGCCGGCACATTGCCATGGAGAAGGTGGCGTCCAGGACCTATCGGCTACGGCTAGAGGCCGCCAGGCCTGCTGATGCAGGCACCTACCGCTGCCTCGCCAAGGCCTATGTTCGAGGCTCTGGGACCCGGCTTCGTGAGGCAGCCAGTGCTCGCTCCCGGCCTCTCCCTGTGCATGTGCGGGAGGAAG GTGTGGTGCTGGAGGCCGTGGCATGGCTGGCAGGGGGCACAGTGTACCGGGGGGAGACTGCCTCCCTGTTGTGCAACATCTCCGTGCGGGGTGGCCCCCCGGGACTGCGGCTGGCTGCCAGCTGGTGGGTGGAGCGACCAGAGGAGGGGGAACTGAGCTCTTCCCCTGCCCAGCTGGTGGGCGGCGTGGGCCAGGAcggggtggcagagctgggggtcCGGCCCGGAGGAGGCCCTGTGAGCGTGGAGCTGGTGGGGCCCCGAAGCCATCGGCTGAGACTGCACAGCTTGGGGCCCGAGGACGAGGGCGTGTACCACTGCGCCCCTAGCGCCTGGGTGCAGCACGCAGACTACAGCTGGTACCAGGCTGGCAGTGCCCGCTCTGGGCCCGTCACAGTCTACCCCTACATGCATG CCCTAGACACCCTGTTTGTGCCCCTGCTGGTGGGAACAGGGGTAGCTCTAGTGACCGGCGCCATCGTCCTtggcaccatcacctgctgtttcatgAAGAGGCTGCGGAAGCGGTGA